A segment of the Eptesicus fuscus isolate TK198812 chromosome 9, DD_ASM_mEF_20220401, whole genome shotgun sequence genome:
CCTTgtgaaaggataattttttaaaatgttttttaaaattgattttttttttttttttttttagagagagaagaagggagaggaatagagagagagaaagaaacatcaatgagaaagaaacatctatccgctgcctcctgcactccccctactgggattccagcccacaatccaggcatgtgccctgaccgggaatccgaactctggcctcctggttcataggttaatacTCAAGCACAAAGCCATGACAGCTGTGCACTTGTAAACATTCCTAGAGTgaaagttatgaagagttcaaaaggtGAGCAGCTTGAGTGTGAAAGGGAGGGAGTAGAGCCCTTCTACGAACAAGACCCCTATTTCCCTAGAGTCATTAAACCCGAAGGGAGGAGGGgtatgcaagaatgtagccttgaaagTAGTTTATcttgtcttgcagtttgaacagaAGGGCTGTTTGAAccagaggagctaacaatcttggagtttaattaccaggtgcttctcataaattgtggaaggctacagcaaggaaaaaggaaggcctttttttttttttccttgttctcACATTCAGTGTTGGTGAGgaggtgaagaaaagggaacccttttgcactgttggtggaaatgcacaTTGGTGTTAGAACaaccatatgatccagcacttccatttctgggtatttatttgaaggaaatgaaatcactattttgaaaaaatatctgggactcccatgttcattgtagcattacttacaactagaggcctggtgcacaaaattcttgcacttaagtgggtccctcagcctggcctgtgccctcttgcagtctgggagccctcgggggatgtctgactgacggcttagcaATGCTGCAgagtggaagaggctcccaccactactGCTGCCAGTAGTgagagcccactgaccaccatggggcagctcccgcattggGTGTCAGTGTGTTCATAGTGACTgctcattctgccattcggtttatttgcatattaaccttttattatatagcctTTTATCATATCATGCACtcaatggggggggggtttcctcagcctggattgtgcgagggcacaggtcaggccgaaggaccccactggtgcagaaTTGGGaggattggggccggggagggatgcaggagcttggccagctggggagggaccgcaggagggctccagggcatgtctggcccatcttgctcagttccgattggccggactccagcagcaagctaacctactggtcagaacatctgccccctggtggtcagtgcacatcatagcgagtggttgagcagccttagcatatcgttagcatattatactttgattggttgaatggctgaccggacaaccggacacttagcatattaggcttttattatataggactagaggcccagtgcatgaaatttgtgcatgatgggttggggggtgtccctcagcctggactgcaccctctcgcaatctggaacccctcgggggatgtccgactgcctctcgcaacccaggaccactggctcctaaccacttacctgcctgactgcctgcctgattgtccctaaccccttgcctgcctacctgattgcccttaaccactcacctgcctgcctgatcacctctaaccacttgcctgcctgattgcccctaacccctctgcttgcctgcctgattgcccctaacccctctacctgcctgcctgatcacccctaaccacttgcctgcctgattgtccctaacccctctgcttgcctgcctgattgcccctaaccactctgcttgcctgcctgattgcccctaaccactctgcctgcctgcctgatcacccctaactgcttgcctgcctgcctgatcgcccctcaccacctctgcctcaacccTACCAcagcggcttcatctggaaggacgtccagaatgacgtccagaaagttgttcagctgtccagtctaattagcatattatgcttttattagtatagactagaggcccggtgcatgaaattcgtgcactggggagggtgtccctcagcccagcttgcaccctctctaatatgggacccctcgggggatgtccaactgcaggattaagcccgattccacaggaatcgggcctaatcctgcagttggacatccttctcacaatccgggactgctggctcctaaccgctcacctacttgcctgattgccccctaactgcttccttgctggcctgattgacccctaactgctcctctgcgggcctgattgcccccaaataccctcccctgctggcctgatcacccccaaggcttttattagtatagatatgaccctgcacagaaaattttactaaccctgctttacaataagggcttgacgattgaatcattaggaccagacaccaagatttcctttctttgaatagtggagggaatacttatcttgtctttaagttgcccggaaattaaaatgagataatgacttaggaaagtataaaagcaccacataaagacaactgtctttttaatgaagtggcaaaatgaaaaacactttttattctccccttccttcctttacagcttttatttaaactttgaaatttataaaaatttcactccaattttcatttctttacattcaacattattttgtattggtttcaggttttatattagttacagaatagtggttagacaatcatatactttacaaagtgttccccgatatttctagtacccacctggcatcataccatcattacaacactactgactatattccctatttaagtgacaatgggtttcaggttcctttcaatctttcttttgtgtttttttgtccttccttttctttctcacttcttccctcattttctttatatagtatctcaattggccatcaaagctcagtgaaggcactgggacacgcttcatccattttacagaccaggaaactgaggccaattccagttggctgtggaacttgactcaggaagccctcagagccatgctctttgcgcttcctaaggggcagcggcccagcaaacagaacaaaccttccagccaggcttccgagcctctttctcaagcacctcttcattgcggatgctccacattctttcctctcaccccattctttactgcccgcccttctccgaagcaggtggaaggcttcccactcactgcctaggcatgctctgctatggggcagggtgtagcgagcttgcttttgggtgaaggcaggagcagtaatcactgcctctgaagtgtgaaggccgcctgagcgaggcccattaacactgggagcttctctgaatcatgtcagtcagtccagtaccctgcaatgcagcaccccttcactgaggtggctccacccctcaacccccgcctcaggggtgagggtccttgcccctctgccaggagtccttccatgccccttgacccctggctgggcccacccacctcttgggggcactgcagaacctctgtctctctgcagatgaggcagatccctgccctaggtctccgcaaagctatgaatctgtggccagaggcctggtctgggtctcagcaaccacatgcctgcaatgttcccagggaccctgagaagggctgggcgagtcctgccacgcccccccagggtggcgatggcccccggatcccccgggagcgcctggctcagcccggactcgcccccccagggtggcaattgcTTGGCTCAGGACCCCTGGCagcccagcagcgcctggctcggaccggacacgccgccccagtggtgatcgccgcctggggacccccggcagcacctggcttggaccggacacgcccccccgggtggcgatcgcctggctcgagacccccggcagcgcctggctcagaccggacatgCCCCCCATGGCGATTgctcccaggacccccggaactaaggattgggtgccgccatcttggtcttctcaacggccggataggccacccggagtcccgcccccagcctctcgcaggcccaatcatgggcatagcggaggtgcggtcaatttgcatgtttctctattataaggtaggatagccAAGACGTGggagcaacctaagtgcccacaTGGTTGAATGGATAAGGAGGATGTGATATATATAATGGGATATTATCCAGCCATataaaaggaaatcctgccatttgcaacaacatggatagatcttgagggcattatgctaagtgaattattTTAGACAAAGAAAGGCTAATACGATGTGATGTCACTTTTATGTGTAAcctaaaacaaactaacaaacaaaaaattcataGATGCAGTGAACAGATTGCTtggagtgggtgggtgagtgaaATGGGTGAAGCTGGTCAaatggtacaaacttccagttacagtataagataaataattcctgggaatgtaatgtacagcacggttattatattttatttttaaaaatatttttattgatttcagagaggaagagggagaaatagaaacattgatggtaagagaatcattaatcagctatctcctacacaccccctactgggcattgggcccacaacttgggcatgtgccccaaccgggaatcaaactgtgacctcctggttcataagttgatgcccaactactgagccacgccagcaggacAATGgtgactacattttaaaaagaaaagaaaagaacagaccCCACCCACAATATTTAAATATAGCAGAAAGCTTTTATTTCctataggtttttaatattttttattgtacaaGAATACCAGTTCATTgtagaaaaatttaaacatactatatttatcaaaataattaaGCAAAAACTACCCCCAATACTGAAACCTCCTTTAAACATATCAGTGTTTAGATGCCTTGCAGCTCGTCTAGTGCCTGGGAGCCAACGAGATTGTGGATCACTGCTCAACATGCTTCCAgcagccagatcctgggtcctgTCCACTGTGGAACAAACCTTTATAAATTCAGTGACACCCCCACTAGGAAGGGAGCCCATCTGGGCTCAGGCTCGGGAGGCCTCTGGCGGTGCGTCCACATTCCAGCTCGTAGCCCCACACCCACCTGGCAGGGACACCCAGGGGCATGTCCTGATACCCCGGCTCCCTGCTGCCCACTAGCCAGCATATGAGATCAGGTTATGCATGAGCTTGAGCGtgggcctcctgccccagccccttcctcccagACCCTGGGCCTCCACACATCCAGGTGCCAGGCATCCATCTATCTCTGTCACCCTGGTGGCCCTCCTCTGAGAATGGCAATGGGATCAGCAGGGTCAGGCTCacagcacctccctccctctggcactGCCCTGTGGCTCGGTTCCTAAGAGCCTCTGCTGCTCTGGGCCCCAGATCCACACCCAGAGCCCTGTTCTGGGTCCAGCTCGAGACCCACCTTTCAGATGGGAAACAGCAGAGAAAGGAGACTCCTGATAATACAGGGATCTCTCCTGCTCTCCTGCACTGCTTTGCTGCCAACTGTCTTACTGGTGGGAGGTGTGGTCTCTCCACTCAGCCTCTCATACAGATGCCCAGGGTAAGGCACAGCCCCTCAAAAGGAAGGCGAGATTCACAGTCATCAGTACTGACCGTAGACCCTGGTTGTACCCCTTTGCTAGCTTCCAGAAGTTTGTTCAGGCTAGCCCAGGACCTCAGCTCCCTCCTGGGTTTACTCACTGCTGGGGATTAAATAAAATCATCTAGTAAAACCACTAATGCTAagcaggtgctcaggaaacaTTTGGGAATGGGTGAGACGACTTTCTCCCAGCATTACCCTGGGAGGCCCGTGTTTTGTAGAAACCTGGCACAACATACAGTTGTGTATTCTGCTGCAATCTCATCGAAGATGTGGAAGCTTATTCAGGTGACGGTGCCTTTTAATAAAATCATGCATCAAGTGATAACTCTTCAAAGGCACTGTAACAGTCAGCTAAAGTAAAAGCTCAATGAGACCCAAATTGCCTCTTGGAGCAGAACGTGTTGTTTATTCTACGcacattatgttttctttttcacagtGAAGTTCTTACCTGTATACAGGTCTGTAACAACTACTGGCTTTCATTTTCACAGCTTACCACTGATGTTCCTGAAGCTTCCCATCCAGGGAAAGGGCAGACAGATGCCTGAGacctgcaggctgagggacctgcatGCTGAGGACTATTGCACTACACACGGCAAATATGCTTAATGCTGAGTAGAGGCGGGTGACAAAACCAGCCACCCCCCTCACAACCCTTTCCTCTTCCCATCCCACACACAGCATCAGTGTTTCCTCAGTCCCAGGCTCTCCCAAGGCGAAGTGGCTGAGAAAGTGCACCAGCGACAGAACGCAAATACGCATCACAGCAGTTCCGGTCTAGGGAGACCAGGCTCCTGCTGGCTGCAAGTAGGCCAGTGTGGCTGTCCCCAGAACATAGCACAGCGCTCCCACTGCACCTCAAAGGTCAATTGGCTTCTGTATCACTGAGCATAGGGATCACATTTCCAGCAAGTAGCACAAGTGGCTGCAGAAACCTTAGCCGCCTCTTTCCTAATACCTGCAGTAAAATAGAAAGTCGCCTGTATACTCATGAAACTGTCTTAAATTATATCATTGTGAACGGGCCTGTCTACCTCTGGCCCCTAGTAGCAATTTAGCTATTTCAGGGAAAGGCATGGCTGTGTATTTTATCAGGCATGTGACCACAGATCACGAATGCAAACTACAATAAGAGCAGAAACACGCGTGGGAAACGGGACTGGTTTCCCTGGAGGCTCCAATTAACTGCTCTCCCGGCTCCTGTGCTGGTTCTGGGGGACTCACAAGTTTTGGAATCGAACTCTCCCTGCTGAGGACCTGACACCTGCTTCCCACAGTTCCTCACAGTCTCTTTTTCACCTGATTATCACACTAATCGTGCCATGTGTGCAGAAGGGAGAGGCGCGCCGCCGATCCCATGTGCCCGGAGGAAAGCAGCTCTGCCAGCGTGAGCGCAGCTCTGGACCCAGAGTGGAGATGGGAGGACACGTCTCAGAGCCAGGACTGAGCCTGCCAGTGTGACCTCAGGCCCTCCCGAACGGCAATTTCAGGCCCTAGAAAACATTGACGCGTGGAACACAAATATACAAGGAGTTCTGAACATGGAACTTCAAAACTAGGCCCTTTATTTTGGGGTTCAGGCACACTGTGAAGTGTCAGAGGAGACAAGAGGAAGGCTACAGGCAGGGCCGACCATTGTCCTAAGGGGAGGAGAACCGGCCACAGAACAGAATCCCGTTGGTTTTGCTGTGctgaataaagaaaaggaaggggtGGTCAGCACAGAACCTCGGCGTGATTCTCACACATCGAAGCATCATGATGGCGCCGGTGGCAGCCGCAGCCTCCGTGCCTTCCTCGTTGACCTCCACAAAGGACTTGTGAATGACCTTGGACAGAAACAGGTCTCTCCCAGACGACATTCCTGAGAAGTCTGCCCTGTCCTGCTCAAAGGCATCGGTCATGCCCATAGAGTAAAGGACATCCTTCATGTCGTAATTCTCCTCCAGTTTGAACCTAGGGAGGAACACTTCCACCTCTTCTTCATCCATCATATCCGGCCTGGTCCACTCTAGGAATTTCTCATAGGTGAGCTGTTTTTCCACCTAGAAGAGGAGGGTTGAAGAGTTTAGGGTTAGAACAGTGCTGCCCAGTGGAACCTGGGCTGCGCTGTGAGTGCTCTCGGCTGCACGGTAGGAGATGGCAGTGATGGGAAGTTATGTAACATTAGAAACATTCCCTGGGCAATGCTCAGAACTGCTGCACAGAGAAGCAAATGTGACCCCCTTGCCTCCCAGCACAATCAGGGCTCAGCACTCTTACCGTTTCCAGGTCGACGTTTTCATCAGGAAGCATGATGATCATGTTCAGCTCTTTGTCAACGTAGGGCAGCACCAGGATTTTGGTGAATATTTCTCCGATGTAGGTCATATTAAAGGTAgattttttaaacatcatttgCACAGGCTTCTGCTCATTCTATAAAGAAAAAGGATAAACGTTAATCTGAAATAAGAACCAGTTTACACACTGGACAAATCAACAGAGCTGGCCGCTCTGGGCCCCCGGAGATACTTTGTTGGCCTCCAGAAGACCACAGCAGCCCCCTCTTTTGCCGGCTTGATTTCACTGCCTCAACCTCCAGACACGGGAATCCAGGGCTCAAATCCTACACTGCTTTTCCCCTGTTGATGTCATTCAGTCTTGTGAGTTTAACTAGGATTCCCAAACTTTTATTTCCACTGGGAACTCTCCCCTGCACACCAGACTAATGTATTTTACTGACTGCTTGACACCTGCATTTGGACATAAAGGAACTTCCAATGTCCCATGTCACACTGGGCTCCTCATATTCCCTTCCAAGTCTGTTCCATTTATAGTTTTCCCCACCTCAGCTGATATAGATGCCATTCATTCCACTGTCAAAAACCCTGGAGTACCCTTGATTCCTGTCTTTCACACCCCACCTCTGACTCATTAGCTAACCATTTGAcgctacttttaaaatataacgcAAATCCAACTTGTACTTTCTACCTGCACTGCTACCAGCCTAGTGCTGCTCACTGGGATGACCTTAAGTGATTCCCTAAGGGCCCCTCCCCCTTGTGATTTTTTCACCCAGTGGCTAGAGGGATCTGGCAAATCAAATCATCAATCAGACCACATCACTCTTTGGCCGACCACCTTTGCGTGGCTCCCCCTCCACACCCAGGGACTGAAAACTGAAGTCCTGCTCCTTCACTTCGCCCTCCACCGGGGCAGCCGCAGCCCAACTCCGAGCGAGCAAAGCGGCCTCAGCTGCGAGCGGAGCGGTGGGACGGCCCCCCCAGGAGATCACTAGACCACTCTTCCAGCAGCCTCGCCATGGCGACCTATGGACAGAGCTGCGCATGGCCAATGTGTATTCCTCCATCATATGCTGACCTTGGCAAAGCTGCCAGAGATATTTTCAACAAAGGATTTGGTTTTGTGTTGGTGAAACTGGACGTGAAAACAAAGTCATGCAGTGGCGTGGAATTCTCAACATCTGGTTCATCTAATACAGACACTGGTAAAGTTACTGGGACTTTGGAGACCAAATATAAATGGTGTGAGTATGGTCTGACTGTCACAGAGAAATGGAACACTGATAACACCCTGGGAACAGAAATCGCAACTGAAGATTAGATTTGTCAAGGTTTGAAACTGACATTTGATACCACCTTTTCACCGAACACAGGAAAGAAAAGTGGTAAAATCAAGTCTTCTTGCAAGAGGGAATGTATAAACCTTGGATGTGGTGTTGACTTTGATTTTGCTGGACCTGCAATCCATGGTTCAGCTGTCTTTGGTTACGAAGGCTGGCTTGCTGGATACCAGATGACCTTTGGCAGTGCCAAATCAAAGCTTACAAGGAATAACTTTGCAGTGGGCTATAGGAATGGGGACTTCCAGCCACACTAAtgtcaatgatgggagagaatttgGAGGCTCAATTTATCAGGAAGTATGTGAAGATCGTGACACTTCAGTAAACCTTGCTTGGACTTCGGGTACCGACTGCACTCGCTTTGGTATTGCAGCTAAATATCAGTTGGATCCCACTGCTTCCATTTCTGCAAAAGTCAACAACTCTAGTTTAATTGGAGTGGGCTACCCTCAGACTCTGAGGCCTGGTGTGAAGCTTACACTGTCTGCTCTGGTAGATGGGAAGAGCATTGATGCTGGTGGCCAAACTGGGGCGTGCCCTGGAGTTGGGAGGCTTAATCCAGCTGAAAGCAACCTCTGGGAATGGATATCAGAAGATTTGGCCTTAATATATTTTCAGTGTGACCAGCAGGCTTTTTTCCCTCCAAGAAGGTGATCAAAACAGGATGAGCTAAATAAGAGCtgtgttttaaatatgtatgtagaCAGTTGCTTGTTAGCTGGTTTCTAGTTGAATTGGTTATCTAGTTACCAATGCGGCAGTCCTGCAGTCACCTATAcgttatttaatgtatttaactGTTAAATGCGCTATCCACCCATAATGAAATAGACCTTTatgaaaactgtaaaaaaaaaaaaaaaagaaggaaaactgaaGTCCTTAAAGCAACCTGCAATAGTGACAAGAGCTTGTCCCCCATGCCCTCCGCTCGATCTCCCTGCACTCAACAGCTAGAGCCACAGGGGCCCCTTGCTGGGTCTGTGGGCAAACCAGGCCCAGGGAGCATGCCCCCAAGACCTGAAAGCACGCCCCCTGGACACAGGGACAGGTTCCAAGAGCCTCCTTTGTTATTGCAAAATAGTCACCTTGCTGACTTTAAATGGTCTCTCCTGGGTTTGGTGCTTGCTAAACTGGCTGTCCCAGCTTCCTTTGAAGTAGATGGCATTCACGAGAACCAGAGGAGTACCTGGATTAACTGAATTTGGGGACAGCAACTCTGTAATTTTACCtgaaaagaagaattaaagaaCCAGTTAGCTACGAGTGTCCTGGGGTTTGGTAATATTCAGATAGGGCCATCTCCCTGTGTAGACAAGCACACAGATGAAGGAATTTACTGTTCCCCAAATATAACCATGGAAAGGGATCCTGGTCcttaaaacaacagcagcaaaaacaaacaaacaaacaaacaacaaacaaactttaaaaataccatcacaaataaaacacataaaatgaaCAAAGTCATATGTGCAGGATGAATTCATCACAAGTGAGACAGGAGGCAGGCTGGTGCGAAGAAAGGTGAGAGTTTGTAACCAGTGTAAGGAGCAGTTTAAGTGAAGAACCACAGGTGTGTGAGGGCACCACTACGCATCCTGTAGGATACTCCATGGGGCAGGTGCCACGCTGAGCAGGAAGACAGAGATCCAAGTTCTCTTCATACTATTTGTGAAAAGAAAGACTATATTCATATTAACAACCAAAACTCAAGTGTGGATTGTTCTGGAAGAGGTGTAGCGCATACTTAGAGACATCAGAGATATGAGGATAAGAACAGGAAAACACTAGAGAAAATggtcatcttacctaataatagacaaacatgtaaattgactgtacccgcccccccccccgctacgcCTACTGCCAAtcagagtgattatgcaaattaacccaacaaagatggaggttaatttgcatacataggcacccagcgGCCTAGGTCCCAGGGACAttctcggcacccaggtcactccaaggTAGGCCCCGCATGggcctgagcagcctgggaagggcctgagcaagggggctcctgggcagggccaagcctgtgatAGGAGCccagggggcccctgcccaggcctaaaacctgggccagaggctttaggcctgggcaggggcagagccagccatcAGAGGGAGCCAGTGATTGGCAgggagccggtgatcagagggagagggagccagcgatcagagggagagggagagggagccagcagtcggagggagagggagccagcggtcagagggagagggagagggagccagcgatTAGAGGAAGCCAGGAAttggagtgagggagggaggcctgcccaggcctacagCCTAGGCCATTGGCTTTAAGCCTAGGCAGGGTTGGAGCCCGtgattggagggagctggagggccccgcCCAGCCTGGAGACTTTAGGCCTGGGCACGGGCAAAGCTGGCTATCCATGTGAACTAGAGGAAActccttttctgactgctcattggctaagctccctgtatgccactggtaatattcttagtaacttgggtaataagaatccaaaaaggtgatctaaggtttttccaccacactcctgagaaaaaaaacaaaggtctgcttctagagggctaagaaatgtcatatcctgccctagccagtttttctcagtggttagagcttctgCCTGACGActacagggtctgggttcaattctgatcaagggcatgtacctaggttacaggctcctccctaggtcagggctcatgcaggaggcaaccaatcaaagtgttcctctcactttgatgtttctctctgtctctccctttctcttccacattctctaaaaatcaatgaaaacatattctcaggtgaggataaaaaaagaaaataaagaaagaaatgtcatatcctacgAAAGACTCATCTTGataatgcctaaagaaagttgtcattttttcatggtgaagggactggagtccgtgttgatgaaaacaccttggtggctgcggtgactggcagtggctgcagcagcagggtgatggggctgtaccttcccctgatcagccgggtcgcctcccgcaaatggaggccagactgcggctttggtctgctcccaatggggagcaggcctaagccatcagtaggacatctcctgagggctcccagtatgtgagagggggcatgctgggctgagggactccaccccagtgcatgaatttcgtgcaccgggcccctagtatattgaTAATATTTCAGAAGtggattttaaaagtttactcttattttgagaagaaaacatttgtttaCATTTGATGTTCTTGTGAAGAAACTGATGGTAATATCgattagaatcctatctaataaaagagtaatatgcaaattgaccttcactccaacacacaagatggctgcccccatgtggtcaaagatggccgc
Coding sequences within it:
- the LOC103304568 gene encoding serpin B6-like, producing MDTLSEANGTFAINLLKKLGEDKSKNVFFSPFSISSALAMVLMGASGDTAAQMVQALYFSKSGGGSADVHQGFQTLLAEVNRAGTQYLLRAANRLFGEKSFDFNLSFKESCLKFYQAEMEELDFFKAAEEARKHINTWVANKTEGKITELLSPNSVNPGTPLVLVNAIYFKGSWDSQFSKHQTQERPFKVSKNEQKPVQMMFKKSTFNMTYIGEIFTKILVLPYVDKELNMIIMLPDENVDLETVEKQLTYEKFLEWTRPDMMDEEEVEVFLPRFKLEENYDMKDVLYSMGMTDAFEQDRADFSGMSSGRDLFLSKVIHKSFVEVNEEGTEAAAATGAIMMLRCVRITPRFCADHPFLFFIQHSKTNGILFCGRFSSP